acacacgcgagacagattcaaCCTATTCGAAAGCATGTATCGCCAAGAATCAGATACACACATATGTAGATTTAGGggtaaaaacatgttttttaattgAACAATTTTGCTACAATGTGGTCGTCAATTTGTGTGGAGAAGGCGGCACCGCTTCGAGCTTGGTGTTATTTGCAGAGTCGGTATAAGATGGTGTCAGTGTTGTAGGACCTGTATTTTTCAAATGCTGCCGCGCCTCTAGTGGCACATTGTCTGTCGTCGAAATGATAGACCTTATTTTTTCTAACAATTCATGAGACATGTCATGCGTTGCGCCTAACGCTCTTTCCAGCTCCATGTTTGTCATCTCATCCTGCCTCAACTGATCTAGCAGCCCTAGTACCTTTCTACACCTAGCTTCGACGACATGCGATGCTAGCCCCTGCACTAAGTTTTGTATAGTATTAACCATTTCATTAACCATTTCTGTGAAAAACTGTCAGTTTGAAAttattgcttttttaaaaaaaagatcaaCCCCTTTGAATTTACGCACGTTGTAGCATTAGATCTGTACTGATTATGCTTCTCCTGCAAAAGTCAATTGCCCACAATATGTTCTCTTTATCTGTGGGATGTGCCCTGAAAAGTTCATAGGCCTCCTGCAAGAATTGGATTGACAATGTCCGTTCTGTTCCTTCTGGATGTTTTTTTGTCTCGTCTGTTTCCTCGATCATCATATCGTGGCTATTCTGCATGGGAGGGTTCGTATCGCAGACCTTGCTATGCGTAAACGTTTCACTTTCATCTCTTCGAACGAAAAATGGCTTCTGTGTTGCTGAAGAGATACCAGAAACCTAAAGCCTTTGATTAGCAAATGACAAGCGTTTTTTTCAATGCGTCTGTTTCTCCGTACTTGTTCTTGATGATCAGACTGTTGCATCCGACTTAAACCTATAAATTCGAGTACTATGCACTCTTCTCACGAATCTCGGTACTCAGATAATGCTAAAACAACTTAGCGTAACCTAAAGCtgtcaaacagaaaaaaaaaaccagaacagAATTTAGCAAAATTACGTCTATCTTTAAACGACAAAATATATATGCTACGGAACAGCGGCTTTCCTGCCTCCCGCACCTGGTTTACACGGCATACATTTTGAGACTGCAAGAGTTTTTTCTATAACTGAGATGCATACTTCCGACCTATTGTCAAGATTTTTGTTTGCGAGGGGGTGTAGACAAACTGCTTAGTATTTCTTTGCAACGGAGGTATTCTTCATGGATGGAAAAGTAACAAAACATGTATTGATCTTTGTTTTGGACCATCCCTGGTCGCTGAGACCTGAGGCAAAGGACGGTCTTTACGATATTGAGTTTTGGAAGACTGTTGAAGGCAACGACATATCTGCGCATCATATTTACAACAGAGTGAACAGTGCAAAAAGTGCCACTCCGACCAATTCCAGCACTGCAGTGTACGAGGATAGGCTCTTTGCCAGAATGTCGGTTGACCCTGTGGACTAACTCAAGAAATAGCTTTGTCGAAGAGGGCAGCCCATGGTCTGGCCACTCTGTATATTGATAGTGTATGAGCGTACGCGGACCAGTACCCGGTTCTAAATGCTCGATTCTGAAGATTCTAGTAAGTATATCTGGGTTCGCATCGCGAGTGTAGCAATGGACTACTTTTATATCTTGGTAGGTTATGCTATTTGAGTCAGGCCAATATTTGGCGCACTTGATCTTATTGCAGAGGGAAATGCATGAGCGAACATGTATGTGTACAGGAGGAGATCATACTATCTGTACGTACACTGCCTGATTCGACCTCTTTGGTTAGCATGACGATGACTCTGACATCGTTTTGCCATACCATTCTCCAAAAATCCGGCACGGTACTTGGGACGGGACCTTGTGTTGAGATGTATTTTTGCCTGTAGATATTTTCGTACTGTTATTTTTCGTGGTTTGTTTCCTCATGCAGAAAAGAGAGGGGGTGTCAATTGACTGTGTTGAGAGAGGGAGTTTGGTAGAACCTCCAGGTTACGGTCATCATCATACCTCTATGACAATGTGGCTGGCATTGATATAATCAGAGCAGTTGGTCTCATTTTGAAGTTTTACACGGGTTTTGTCGGCTAGATGCACACAGAAAGAGGGAGATGGGTGGAGTCAGTGGCGCCTTAGCAGCGTGAAAATTCGAAGCAAGCAGGGAGCCCAAGAGAGGGAACGTACGAGGCAAAACGTTCTTATACCTATTCTTGGGAAAGTTTTCTAGGTGAAAAGCAGCAGTGAAATCTTTAGGTTTGTTGAGTTTTGTAGATTGGCTTTCGATGAACTGTAATGATTATCGCAAATTCGCATGAACGAACGTGATAGGGCGTAAAGAGGTCAGCACTATAAGAGGGAGAGGGAGTAGATTCGTCATATTTCCTACTTTAAATTCGCAATCGAATCCAGTAAGATTgtctttcaatttttgttttaggTACTGAATGTGTGAAGTAAGGTTCTCAATGTCTTGTCCCGGAGAAAAGGCATACGATGAGTCCAAATTCGGTTCCTCTGTTTCAGGGCACTTGCCATGTTCCATTACTGCTGCTGGGTGGGGCGTTTTTTTGTAGGGGAGAGAATGTTTTGTGTGTAGTGGGTATGTGTATGTTGTTGTGTACAAAGCTGGCCCATAGACGATAACAGGGGCCCAGAGTTTTTAGATAAGTGAGAGGGGGTTTCGAGTCGGTTGGGTGAGTTTATTTTTGGGTTTTGTTGACTGAAGAAGTGCTGCCTAGGCCACGGGTGTTCTACAAAGGTAACAGAAGGTCGCGTTGCGAATACGACGCTTCAAATTTTTATGCTTTTGGGGATGtgggaaaaaaaaattcaatagttCCGTTTTGTACATTTTGAATTTAATTTTCGTCATTGACGTGGCAATTTGATAGACACGTGGCGGTTGTGCTACTTTAGCATTTTTCCTGGTTTTACCTGAGATAATTCTTTAAACTGGAGGCAGAAACGTTGTTACCGTCTAACAAATCGTCGAATAAGAGAGAGAGACCACCGAGCATTAAAGAAGAGTCGATATCCATCAATACAAAGCAGAAGTTTCGCGTGGTTGCAGAGGTCTGCGACCCTGTCGTCTCTGACGCGCAAGATATGGGGGCAGCCCAAGATTCTAGGTTTGAGGACTTGTTTTGTCGGGGCCAATTAATCAAGTTACTGCTGGATcagttagatcagttaggtttcgtGTACGAAATACGCGCGCGAGTACACTGTTAATTGTATGGTACACGCGCATGCGTCTGTCTTTTTTGTTTAGGCGTGTGGGGTATAGGGGTAGTTGGGCTGTTGTCTTTTTGAGAGGTGGGAAGGAGAGCATGTGGGGCGTTTGTTTTTTGTGTGCGTTGTGCTGATGTTTGACGTTTTTTGTGCGGTGTGTATGGCGAAAAAAAAGTCGGTCTCGTCTAGAATTGGAGAAGGAGGCTAGAATAGTGTTCGAGAGTGATCTTGTGAACGAGATTAGAAGGTGTACACTGTCGGGTGAATGGGATAGAGTGGAGGAGTTGTTGTTGATAGCTAAGATAGGAGACGAGGATTTGAAGTCGATTCGTTACAGCATAGGTCGTCAAAGGTATTTAGAATTGTTGGAATTGGGAAGGACAGAGGAGGCGGTGTCTTTGTTGAGGGACGAGTTAGCACTGCTGTCGGTGGACAAAGAATTGGTGCACGATTTGGCGAGGTGTCTGATGTTTTCTGAGACTAAGGAGGAGCTGTTTGCCCACGCCCAGTGGGATGGGGCTAAGGGGAAGTCGAGGAGTGTGCTGCTGGACGCGATTAAAAAGTGCATGCCGCAGCCGATGTTGGTTCCATCTGGAAGGCTGGTGGCGCTATTGAAGCAAGCGATCAAATACCAGGAGGAGAAGTGTGAGTACCGAGAGAGTCATGAAGAAAGGGGTGAGGAGCGTTACAAAAAGGTAAATTTGTATGAGGACCACCGATGCAGTCCGTTGAGGGTGGAATTGAAGCAGAGACAGCTATTGGAGGACCATCAGGCAGAGGTGCACGTGATACAATATTCGGCAGACGGAAAGTTGTTGGCAACTGGAGCGTCAAACGGAATAGTGATTGTGTACAGAGAAGTTATTGACAAGAGTGAGGTTGCGAATAGCGTTGCCGAGGGGAGGTCATCTTTGGATCATCCGAAAGCCGGTGACATAGACGAGGATTACTCGAGACTGGAATATGTGAGCACTTTACCTTCTCCTACAAACGACGGTGTGGTTTCGTTGGCATGGCATCCGAACAGCGATAcacttttgatttgttattaccaCCACTTTGCATTGTGGGATTTGCATCAGGATTCTGCCCCAACAACTTACGCGTATCCTGGAAAGTCTCATTTGCCGATGTCCGCCGCGATTTGGACGCCTTCCGGGAACGGGATTTTTGTGTCCGGATTGGACGGATTCATTCATCTTTTGTCCCTATCATTGATTCTATCTGGCAAGCAGCGATCTGAACAGTCCGGTTCAGTGGATGGAGCAATGCCGACATCTGAGGCGCCTCAGGTTTGCCGAGAGACAAACGAAGGGGAGACGTCTCTTTCCGAAGTCTCCGCTAATGCTGAGGAGAGCAGCTCTCCTTCGGATCCAGAGACGTCCTCCGTCGGCGACCAGGTGATGGACATAGACGCCCACGGACGCTCGGAATGCGGCAGATTCATCTTTCACAGTTGGATAACGGCGGGAGTGAACGATATAGTCGTGACTCCCGACGGTGAGTATCTGATTGCCATTGATCAACACTGTCGGATCAATTGGATGAATGTCAAAGAGGTGTTGAACACATTGGATTCAAATGCAGAAAGTCTCCGTTCTCCTCTCGAGGCCGCGCCTTGTTCCGGCGTAGATCACTTCAtagaagagaatgtcttgctgaccTCATGTTCACTCTCGCACAATGGGAAGCACCTCACCGTCACCACTACTGCCACACACATTCCCTTCTTGGGATCTCATTATACACAAAAGATACTCGTCTATCATGTTCACGAGAAGAAACAGCTGGAAGCTTACACGGGACAAAAGCAGTCCAGGTTCATAATTAGAGCCGCTCTAGGCGGTATAGGTGACCAGTACCTCGCATCTGGCTCGGAAGATGCTCTGGTCTACATTTGGCATCGGCCGAGTTCGTCTGTCATAAACCTCGACGCGCACACGCtcgtagtgaacagcgtggcttgGCATCCGACTCGTAAGCATGTTCTCGCGTCCGCCTCCGATGATCAAACCGTGCGCATATGGACGATGACCCAGCGAAGGGGCTCTCATTGATAAGGAGAAAACTTTTTTTGTCCGGTACACGGAAACAAAAAGTTGTTATAAACGCTtatgttaaacttttttttttcttttgtgatttcAAGTGGGGGCGTACGCAGGCAAGCAACTTCCCACGTGGTGGTCGTCGACGGTCTCCCTCGTTAGCCCGTTGGGATACGGGTAGCAGGGGCACAGGGAAGCGTCGCGCCCTTATCACCCTTCCAATTCTGTCGGGGTGAGCCCCTGCTGGGAGAGAGACATGCGCCTTGAGCCGGAGGCGCGCAGGTTTCGTCCAGAGCTCGCTTTTTTTTGAGAGGCGTGCGCTCGAGAGAAAACGCGAAAACTCTTTGCTGGCCACCCACGCAGCACATGTATGCCGAGGGGGTGGCCGGGGGTATGGTGCGTATGAGGGTTAGGGTTAAGAGTTGGGGGCTCAATGAAAGGGCCTGGCGCTTTTGAGTTTCCGGCTGAGGTTGCACGACGAATGGGATGTTGCTCCGTTAGTCTGCCATGCGTACACTGTTTTTTTTCGGTGAAAAAAGTTTTTGGGAGTTATGATTTTTTTGACATGTCGCGCGCGTTGCTTGTACGAATTTTTTCACCGGACGTCGATGGCGGTTTGGACGTTAGGGGGGGTGGTGATTTTTGCGATGGTCTTGGGTGGGGTTGTTGAGCGGTATGGGGTTTATGTTAGGAGCGGTTGACGTTTTCGGGGGGGGGGGCCTTCACGTCTACCCACGCGTGAGATAACGAATTACTGACTTTTGCGCACACTCACTATGCGGGAGTGGTTGGGCTGGCGCTGTCGAGACCGAGAGGATAACGATCCGCGACGAACTTCTTGAGGACGTCGACGGCTCTCGTGGATTTGAGTTCTT
This Schistocerca gregaria isolate iqSchGreg1 unplaced genomic scaffold, iqSchGreg1.2 ptg001508l, whole genome shotgun sequence DNA region includes the following protein-coding sequences:
- the LOC126332762 gene encoding tyrosine-protein phosphatase 2-like, with the translated sequence MEHGKCPETEEPNLDSSYAFSPGQDIENLTSHIQYLKQKLKDNLTGFDCEFKFIESQSTKLNKPKDFTAAFHLENFPKNRYKNVLPPDKTRVKLQNETNCSDYINASHIVIEYENIYRQKYISTQGPVPSTVPDFWRMVWQNDVRVIVMLTKEVESGSIKCAKYWPDSNSITYQDIKVVHCYTRDANPDILTRIFRIEHLEPGTGPRTLIHYQYTEWPDHGLPSSTKLFLELVHRVNRHSGKEPILVHCSAGIGRSGTFCTVHSVVNMMRRYVVAFNSLPKLNIVKTVLCLRSQRPGMVQNKDQYMFCYFSIHEEYLRCKEILSSLSTPPRKQKS
- the LOC126332763 gene encoding WD repeat-containing protein DDB_G0349043-like, with translation MGAAQDSRFEDLFCRGQLIKLLLDQLDQLGFVRSRLELEKEARIVFESDLVNEIRRCTLSGEWDRVEELLLIAKIGDEDLKSIRYSIGRQRYLELLELGRTEEAVSLLRDELALLSVDKELVHDLARCLMFSETKEELFAHAQWDGAKGKSRSVLLDAIKKCMPQPMLVPSGRLVALLKQAIKYQEEKCEYRESHEERGEERYKKVNLYEDHRCSPLRVELKQRQLLEDHQAEVHVIQYSADGKLLATGASNGIVIVYREVIDKSEVANSVAEGRSSLDHPKAGDIDEDYSRLEYVSTLPSPTNDGVVSLAWHPNSDTLLICYYHHFALWDLHQDSAPTTYAYPGKSHLPMSAAIWTPSGNGIFVSGLDGFIHLLSLSLILSGKQRSEQSGSVDGAMPTSEAPQVCRETNEGETSLSEVSANAEESSSPSDPETSSVGDQVMDIDAHGRSECGRFIFHSWITAGVNDIVVTPDGEYLIAIDQHCRINWMNVKEVLNTLDSNAESLRSPLEAAPCSGVDHFIEENVLLTSCSLSHNGKHLTVTTTATHIPFLGSHYTQKILVYHVHEKKQLEAYTGQKQSRFIIRAALGGIGDQYLASGSEDALVYIWHRPSSSVINLDAHTLVVNSVAWHPTRKHVLASASDDQTVRIWTMTQRRGSH